A portion of the Achromobacter sp. MFA1 R4 genome contains these proteins:
- a CDS encoding tripartite tricarboxylate transporter substrate binding protein gives MLHKHLPKWIGAIAAALTCAALPPQAAAAYPDKPVRLIVPFAPGGSTDILGRLLAEALHPILGQPVIVENKPGAGGNIGGDYVARAAPDGYTLLLAAAGPTVINPSLYANMPFDPAKDLAPITCLEREHNLMVVTKSMPVKTLEEFLQYARANPGKLSFGSPGNGSPAQLAGELLKQRTGIQAEHVPYKGSGPAITDLVAGHIDFMIDNMPALLPQVKAGGLRALAVPSDQRATAAPDIPTFDEAGQKGFVVMAWKGLMAPAGTDPAVIERLHAAVVKALQDPQLRARFQELGAEPLASTPAEFAKQIADETAWWGKLVKSTGTRVQ, from the coding sequence ATGCTGCACAAGCACCTGCCGAAATGGATCGGCGCCATCGCCGCGGCCCTTACCTGCGCGGCGCTGCCGCCCCAGGCCGCCGCGGCCTACCCCGACAAGCCCGTGAGGCTGATCGTGCCGTTCGCCCCGGGCGGCTCGACCGACATCCTGGGCCGCCTGCTGGCCGAGGCCCTGCATCCCATCCTGGGCCAGCCGGTCATCGTCGAGAACAAGCCCGGCGCGGGCGGCAACATCGGCGGCGACTACGTGGCGCGCGCCGCGCCCGACGGCTACACGCTGCTGCTGGCGGCGGCCGGCCCCACCGTCATCAACCCCAGCCTGTACGCCAACATGCCGTTCGATCCGGCCAAGGACCTGGCGCCCATCACCTGCCTGGAACGCGAGCACAACCTGATGGTGGTGACCAAATCCATGCCGGTGAAGACGCTGGAGGAATTCCTGCAATACGCGCGCGCCAACCCCGGCAAGCTGTCGTTCGGCTCGCCGGGCAACGGATCGCCCGCCCAATTGGCGGGTGAACTGCTCAAACAGCGGACCGGCATCCAGGCCGAGCACGTGCCCTACAAGGGCAGCGGCCCCGCCATCACCGACCTGGTGGCCGGCCACATCGATTTCATGATCGACAACATGCCGGCCCTGCTGCCGCAGGTCAAGGCGGGCGGCCTGCGCGCGCTGGCCGTGCCCAGCGACCAGCGCGCCACCGCCGCGCCCGACATCCCCACCTTCGACGAAGCCGGCCAGAAGGGCTTTGTGGTGATGGCCTGGAAAGGCCTGATGGCGCCCGCGGGCACCGACCCGGCGGTGATCGAGCGCCTGCACGCCGCCGTGGTGAAGGCGCTGCAGGACCCGCAGCTGCGCGCCCGCTTCCAGGAACTGGGCGCCGAACCGCTGGCCAGCACGCCCGCCGAGTTCGCCAAGCAGATTGCGGACGAAACCGCCTGGTGGGGCAAGCTGGTGAAGTCCACCGGCACCCGCGTCCAATAG
- a CDS encoding acyl-CoA dehydrogenase family protein gives MQPNLHTLCARVRQFVDDVAIPAESPAIARDVAALDRCVARLRVQAREAGLYAPQLPKEWGGLGLGWRDLAQVLEEAGRGFLGPAALNCAAPDQPNMLTLLRLGNAAQQERFLAPLVRGEQRACFAMTEPAPGAGSDPSMLRTRAQRRGARWVLNGHKQFISGGVGADFALVLARTDDGATLFLVPADTPGYQVVRDIGMVTGYQIGGHAEILLQDCEVGDEAVLGEPGRGLAHAQLRLEPARLSHCMRYIGRARRALETAQAYVLGRESFGARLADLQQIQAMVADSHIDLHASRLMTLDCAGRMDEGLPVKQHSAMTKVFVSEAVNRVADRAVQMMGASGLSEDTPVSMIWQEMRPFRIYDGANELHRATLARRLLAQA, from the coding sequence ATGCAACCCAACCTTCACACGCTGTGCGCGCGCGTGCGCCAGTTCGTCGACGACGTGGCGATACCGGCGGAATCCCCCGCCATCGCCCGCGACGTGGCCGCGCTGGACCGCTGCGTCGCCCGGCTGCGCGTCCAGGCGCGCGAGGCAGGCCTGTACGCGCCCCAGTTGCCCAAGGAATGGGGCGGACTGGGCCTGGGCTGGCGCGACCTGGCCCAGGTGCTGGAAGAGGCCGGCCGCGGCTTCCTGGGTCCGGCCGCGTTGAACTGCGCCGCGCCCGACCAGCCCAACATGCTGACGCTGCTGCGCCTGGGCAACGCCGCCCAGCAGGAACGCTTTCTTGCGCCGCTGGTGCGCGGCGAGCAGCGGGCCTGCTTCGCCATGACCGAACCCGCCCCCGGCGCCGGGTCCGACCCGTCCATGCTGCGCACCCGCGCGCAGCGGCGCGGCGCGCGCTGGGTGCTCAACGGCCACAAGCAGTTCATCAGCGGCGGCGTGGGCGCGGATTTCGCGCTGGTGCTGGCGCGCACCGACGACGGCGCCACGCTGTTCCTGGTGCCGGCCGACACGCCGGGCTACCAGGTGGTGCGCGACATCGGCATGGTCACGGGCTACCAGATCGGCGGCCACGCCGAGATCCTGCTGCAGGACTGCGAAGTCGGCGACGAGGCCGTGCTGGGCGAGCCCGGCCGTGGCCTGGCCCATGCGCAGTTGCGGCTGGAGCCGGCGCGGCTGTCCCATTGCATGCGCTACATCGGCCGCGCGCGGCGCGCGCTGGAAACCGCGCAGGCCTATGTGCTGGGCCGTGAATCGTTTGGCGCGCGCCTGGCGGACCTGCAGCAGATCCAGGCCATGGTCGCGGATTCCCACATCGACCTGCACGCCAGCCGCCTCATGACGCTGGACTGCGCCGGCCGCATGGACGAGGGCCTGCCGGTGAAGCAGCACAGCGCCATGACCAAGGTCTTCGTGTCCGAAGCCGTGAACCGCGTGGCCGACCGCGCCGTGCAGATGATGGGCGCGTCGGGCCTGTCCGAGGACACGCCCGTGTCCATGATCTGGCAGGAGATGCGCCCTTTCCGCATCTACGACGGCGCCAACGAACTGCACCGCGCCACCCTGGCGCGCCGGCTCCTGGCGCAAGCCTGA
- a CDS encoding acryloyl-CoA reductase has translation MEHPEFQAYRLHAGAPGEPPQGRYDTLTVDQLSAGDTLIKVAYAGLNYKDALAQAGRGGIIREYPRIGGIDLSGTVVHSADPALAPGQEVVVHGFGIGVECDGGYAEYARVRHDWVLPLPAGIGLRDAAVLGAAGYTAALSLHWMEHCGLTPDHGEVLVTGATGGVAGVAIDILSQRGYRVCAMSGKPDAADYLRSLGAQEVIAPPDPSAPIKPLMSARWAGVIDSVGGPLLAHALASLKPDGVAAAFGNAGGADLPTSVIPFILRGVKLLGINANSPMPLRRQVWNKLAAEYRPAHLDLIARVIAPRELPQALTALLERGSTGRGVVRYS, from the coding sequence ATGGAACACCCTGAATTCCAGGCCTACCGCCTGCACGCGGGCGCGCCGGGCGAACCGCCGCAAGGCCGCTACGACACCCTGACCGTGGACCAGCTTTCCGCGGGGGACACGCTCATCAAGGTGGCCTATGCGGGGCTGAACTACAAGGACGCGCTGGCCCAGGCCGGACGCGGCGGCATCATCCGCGAGTATCCCCGCATCGGCGGCATCGACCTGTCGGGCACCGTGGTGCATTCGGCCGACCCGGCGCTCGCGCCCGGCCAGGAGGTCGTGGTGCACGGCTTTGGCATCGGCGTGGAGTGCGACGGCGGCTACGCCGAATATGCGCGGGTGCGCCATGACTGGGTGCTGCCCCTGCCCGCCGGCATCGGGCTGCGCGACGCCGCCGTGCTGGGCGCGGCCGGCTACACCGCCGCGCTGTCGCTGCACTGGATGGAACACTGCGGACTGACGCCGGACCACGGCGAAGTGCTGGTCACCGGCGCCACCGGCGGCGTCGCCGGCGTCGCCATCGACATCCTGAGCCAGCGCGGCTACCGCGTCTGCGCCATGTCCGGCAAACCGGACGCGGCGGACTATCTGCGATCCTTGGGCGCGCAGGAGGTGATCGCCCCGCCCGATCCGTCGGCCCCGATCAAGCCGCTCATGAGCGCGCGCTGGGCCGGCGTGATCGACTCCGTGGGCGGCCCGCTGCTGGCCCACGCGCTCGCCAGCCTGAAGCCCGATGGCGTGGCCGCCGCCTTCGGCAACGCGGGCGGCGCGGACCTGCCCACTTCTGTCATTCCCTTCATCCTGCGCGGCGTCAAGCTGCTGGGCATCAACGCCAACAGCCCCATGCCGCTGCGGCGCCAGGTGTGGAACAAGCTTGCCGCCGAATACCGCCCCGCGCATCTGGACCTGATCGCGCGCGTCATCGCCCCCCGTGAACTGCCGCAGGCGCTGACCGCCCTGCTCGAACGCGGCAGCACCGGCCGCGGCGTCGTGCGCTACTCCTGA
- a CDS encoding acetate--CoA ligase family protein, with amino-acid sequence MTHAPDSSLSRLFDPQGIAIVGASATPGKIGAMPISLLLQHGYGGRIIPVNPRADTIAGLPAVPGLDTLDADVDLAILAVPAAHAAQALERARPGQVGAAVVFTSGFSETGAQGAAEQDRLCAIARERGIRLLGPNCLGFMNVRRNVYATFSPAPANGIVAAGGIGMVSQSGAFGAYAYSMARERGLGLSHWISTGNEADIDVADCIEWLTRDADTRVIMAYMEGCRDGAKLRRALAAARAAGKPVVITKIGRTQAGAQAAASHTAALAGDDAVYDALFRQYGALRARTIEEFFNLGYALDTWKRPPQGRRLGIFTISGGVGALMADEAADTGLALPEPAADAQARLLQRVPFASGRNPVDVTGQAVSEPGLLLATADDMLADGRYDALAMFLAAAGSSEALWPTFEAFARQMQARHPDVPLAISALFPPARRRELEQLGCLVFPDPSAAVRTIGAVAGLAAQAGRDGIDEAPASAPTPASAPADAPPLQDAYNEVQAMALLRQAGLPASPCTLASDSDAAVRAVAGNDMPVVLKVVSPDITHKSDVGGVKLNLRGEDAVRRAYADIMANVRQHRPDARIDGVLVAPMAPKGVECIAGVHGDPVFGPVVMFGLGGVFVEVLKDVSFRLAPFGRDDALAMIREIKGYALLQGARGAPACDIDALADALAALSRFAHAHRADFRSVEINPLLALPEGQGVVALDAVVIREDRPA; translated from the coding sequence ATGACCCACGCTCCCGACTCCTCGCTCTCCCGCCTCTTCGATCCGCAAGGCATCGCCATCGTCGGCGCCTCGGCCACGCCGGGCAAGATCGGCGCCATGCCCATCAGCCTGCTGCTGCAGCACGGCTACGGCGGCCGCATCATCCCCGTGAATCCACGCGCGGACACCATCGCCGGCCTGCCGGCCGTGCCCGGCCTGGACACGCTCGACGCGGACGTGGACCTGGCCATCCTGGCCGTGCCCGCCGCCCATGCCGCGCAGGCGCTCGAACGCGCCCGGCCCGGCCAGGTGGGCGCGGCCGTGGTGTTCACCTCCGGCTTTTCCGAGACGGGCGCGCAAGGGGCGGCCGAACAGGACCGGCTCTGCGCCATCGCGCGCGAACGCGGCATCCGGCTGCTGGGGCCGAATTGCCTGGGCTTCATGAACGTGCGGCGCAACGTCTACGCGACGTTCTCGCCCGCGCCCGCCAACGGCATCGTCGCCGCCGGGGGCATCGGCATGGTGTCGCAGAGCGGCGCGTTCGGCGCCTACGCGTACAGCATGGCGCGCGAGCGCGGCCTGGGCCTGTCGCACTGGATCAGCACCGGCAACGAGGCCGACATCGACGTGGCCGACTGCATCGAATGGCTGACCCGCGACGCCGACACCCGCGTCATCATGGCCTACATGGAAGGCTGCCGCGACGGCGCCAAGCTGCGCCGCGCCCTGGCCGCGGCCCGCGCCGCCGGCAAGCCCGTCGTCATCACCAAGATTGGCCGCACCCAGGCCGGCGCGCAGGCCGCCGCCTCGCACACGGCAGCCCTGGCCGGCGACGACGCCGTGTACGACGCGCTGTTCCGCCAGTACGGCGCCCTGCGCGCGCGCACCATCGAGGAGTTCTTCAACCTGGGCTATGCGCTGGACACCTGGAAACGCCCGCCGCAAGGCCGCCGGCTGGGGATCTTCACCATCTCCGGCGGCGTGGGCGCGCTGATGGCCGACGAAGCCGCCGACACCGGGCTGGCGCTGCCCGAACCCGCCGCCGACGCGCAGGCCCGGCTGCTGCAGCGCGTGCCCTTCGCCAGCGGCCGCAATCCCGTCGACGTCACCGGCCAGGCCGTGTCCGAACCGGGATTGCTGCTGGCCACCGCCGACGACATGCTGGCGGACGGCCGCTACGACGCCCTGGCCATGTTTCTGGCGGCCGCCGGCTCGTCGGAAGCCCTGTGGCCCACCTTCGAAGCCTTCGCCCGGCAGATGCAGGCGCGCCATCCGGACGTGCCGCTGGCCATCAGCGCGCTGTTTCCGCCCGCGCGGCGGCGCGAACTGGAACAGCTTGGCTGCCTGGTGTTCCCCGACCCCAGCGCCGCCGTTCGCACGATCGGCGCGGTGGCCGGCCTGGCCGCCCAGGCCGGCCGCGACGGGATCGACGAAGCGCCCGCGTCCGCACCCACACCCGCCTCCGCGCCCGCCGACGCACCGCCCCTGCAGGACGCCTATAACGAAGTCCAGGCCATGGCGCTTCTGCGACAGGCCGGCTTGCCCGCCTCCCCCTGCACCCTGGCAAGCGACTCCGACGCGGCCGTGCGCGCCGTCGCCGGCAACGACATGCCCGTGGTGCTCAAGGTGGTATCGCCCGACATCACGCACAAGAGCGACGTGGGCGGCGTCAAGCTCAACCTCCGCGGCGAGGACGCCGTGCGGCGCGCCTACGCCGACATCATGGCAAACGTGCGCCAGCACCGGCCCGACGCCCGCATCGACGGCGTGCTGGTCGCCCCCATGGCGCCCAAAGGCGTGGAATGCATCGCGGGCGTGCATGGCGACCCGGTATTCGGACCGGTCGTGATGTTCGGGCTGGGCGGCGTCTTCGTCGAAGTCCTCAAGGACGTGAGCTTCCGCCTGGCCCCCTTCGGCCGCGACGACGCGCTGGCGATGATCCGCGAGATCAAGGGCTACGCGCTGCTGCAAGGCGCGCGCGGCGCGCCGGCATGCGACATCGACGCGCTGGCCGACGCGCTGGCCGCCCTGTCACGGTTCGCCCATGCACACAGGGCGGACTTCCGCTCGGTGGAGATCAACCCCTTGCTGGCGCTGCCCGAGGGCCAGGGCGTGGTGGCCCTGGATGCGGTGGTGATCCGGGAAGACAGGCCGGCGTGA
- a CDS encoding prephenate dehydratase domain-containing protein, whose amino-acid sequence MARKLLTAAAGFMIGMMTMTPSVAGSIGYLGPAGSWTHQACLDLFGPADLVALTRDELFSGYASGTLTQACVPVTTSVVGVTPYLDAVLDLPNATVVGEYPKMLGYSLLARPGTKLKDIQEVFAHPVAFEEVKPWLDREMPAVRRTESASGGAAAKTVAESATLDKASFGPKVGAAVYALDALVDGIEEGPHNVTRWWVLGRNIPAPSGHDKTSLVLSTADDGLNDALRALVQANVQVLTIYERPSKKTLDTHRYLIDVAGHARQEPLATVLKAHPEFRLLGSYPRQ is encoded by the coding sequence ATGGCAAGAAAACTTCTCACGGCGGCAGCCGGTTTCATGATCGGGATGATGACGATGACCCCCAGTGTTGCTGGTTCCATTGGTTACCTGGGGCCGGCAGGCTCCTGGACCCATCAAGCGTGCCTGGACCTGTTCGGGCCCGCCGATCTGGTCGCGCTGACCCGCGACGAACTGTTTTCCGGCTACGCATCGGGCACGCTGACACAGGCGTGCGTTCCCGTGACGACCTCGGTCGTCGGCGTCACGCCGTACCTGGACGCGGTCCTGGATCTGCCCAACGCGACCGTCGTCGGCGAATACCCCAAGATGCTGGGCTACAGCCTGTTGGCGCGGCCCGGCACGAAGCTGAAAGACATCCAGGAAGTGTTTGCCCATCCGGTCGCCTTCGAAGAGGTCAAACCCTGGCTCGACCGTGAAATGCCCGCCGTGCGGCGCACCGAGTCCGCAAGCGGCGGCGCGGCGGCCAAGACTGTCGCCGAAAGCGCCACCCTGGACAAGGCCTCCTTCGGGCCGAAAGTGGGCGCCGCCGTGTATGCGCTGGACGCGCTGGTCGATGGGATCGAGGAAGGACCGCACAATGTGACGCGCTGGTGGGTGCTGGGGAGAAACATCCCGGCGCCGAGCGGGCATGACAAGACCTCGCTGGTGCTCTCCACCGCGGACGACGGCCTGAACGACGCGTTGCGCGCGCTCGTCCAAGCCAACGTGCAGGTGCTCACGATCTATGAACGTCCCAGCAAAAAGACCCTGGATACGCATCGGTACCTGATCGACGTGGCGGGCCACGCCAGGCAGGAACCGCTGGCGACGGTATTGAAGGCGCACCCCGAATTCCGGCTGCTTGGTTCGTACCCCCGCCAGTAG
- a CDS encoding autotransporter outer membrane beta-barrel domain-containing protein, whose protein sequence is MAKGRSGSLPYVRTLAGLLCTLNCMTPARAQAVWGTGEIVPSLVQTPDWVIGGDLVVGDSSAGALTIENGGTVVNDWAYIGNLAGGVGTITVSGTDGSGNASTWTSSGGVYIGAQWGSIGSMLIQDGGVASGSFANIGTDNGSEGTVTVTGAGSAWTLSTPSAFTVGLSGRGTLVVANGAAVHSGQAIIGWDIGGDGRVSVTGPGTVWDPANNIYVGFDGTGDLSVRDGATVSTAGSSGPGAASTLYIGYGAGGIGTVTVSSTTADIASLGATDRVSVGVGGAGTLTIGKGGLVRAGSHTWIAIDSTATGTLNLQGDATGRGILETGSVIKGDGAANLYLDGGILRATRSTADFLVGFSTQAVGAEGAWFDTDTHDVGVNSAFSGTSSFNKLGAGILTLVADSSAFSGTAQVQAGTLQVDGALGGPVQVASGARLTGTGRVGSTVNRGTIAPGPRTGFGTLTIAGDYVADGGSLDIRTMLGDDNSPTDRLVITGGTAGATPVNVTNAAGSGAATQRGIQVVQVNGLSAGQFQLANPDYVIGGQPAIVAGAYGYVLQQEPSDGGWYLRSSLKDVTAPEPGGVPPVPGAEAPVVPSVPPGAGGTPGAEEPLLYQPGVPVYEAYANTLLLLSQPATLRQRVGNRHYDPADSKRDGAWMRLEGTGGQFKPSVSTTLGRQNMDGWKAQFGIDRNLFADQDASRLVAGLTMHYGSANTRASSTFGNGSIATTSYGVATTLTWYGKDGAYVDAQAQANLFDSDLRSNLAGKLKDGQAAHSYVLSVEAGKAFSLDEGFALVPQAQLSYVTAHFGSFDDTFGARIDSDKNNSLAGRLGLALDYKRSWRDGRGRSQQASYYGIVNLKHEFLDGSRMHVADVPVDSRLRRTWGGISIGMNHRHDERYDFYGEVAADADFAGSYALSAMAGIRIAF, encoded by the coding sequence ATGGCAAAAGGACGCTCCGGTTCCCTACCCTATGTTCGGACGCTTGCCGGACTGCTCTGCACCCTGAACTGCATGACGCCCGCGCGTGCGCAAGCCGTCTGGGGGACCGGCGAAATTGTGCCGTCCTTAGTACAAACGCCCGATTGGGTGATCGGCGGGGACCTCGTCGTGGGCGATTCGTCCGCGGGCGCCTTGACCATCGAAAACGGCGGCACGGTCGTGAACGACTGGGCGTACATCGGCAATCTGGCGGGCGGGGTCGGCACGATAACCGTGTCGGGCACGGACGGCAGCGGAAACGCCTCCACGTGGACGTCCTCCGGCGGGGTGTACATCGGCGCGCAATGGGGCAGCATCGGCAGCATGCTGATCCAGGACGGAGGCGTGGCCTCCGGCAGCTTCGCCAACATCGGCACCGACAACGGCAGCGAGGGAACCGTCACCGTGACCGGCGCGGGGTCAGCCTGGACGCTTTCCACGCCCAGCGCATTCACGGTGGGGTTGTCCGGCCGCGGCACGCTGGTCGTCGCGAACGGGGCGGCCGTGCATAGCGGTCAGGCAATCATCGGCTGGGATATCGGCGGCGACGGCCGCGTCTCGGTGACGGGACCTGGGACTGTGTGGGATCCCGCCAACAACATCTATGTCGGTTTCGACGGGACGGGCGATCTGAGCGTGCGCGACGGCGCAACGGTCAGCACCGCCGGATCCAGCGGCCCGGGCGCCGCGTCGACCCTCTACATCGGATACGGGGCGGGCGGCATCGGCACGGTGACCGTATCCAGCACCACCGCCGACATCGCGTCGCTCGGCGCGACCGATCGCGTCTCGGTGGGCGTCGGCGGCGCCGGCACGCTGACCATCGGCAAGGGCGGCCTCGTGCGCGCCGGCAGCCACACGTGGATTGCCATCGACAGCACCGCCACCGGCACGCTGAACCTGCAGGGCGATGCCACCGGCCGCGGCATTCTGGAAACCGGGTCCGTCATCAAGGGCGACGGCGCCGCCAATCTGTATCTCGATGGCGGCATCCTGCGCGCCACGCGCAGCACCGCGGATTTTCTGGTGGGCTTCTCCACCCAGGCCGTGGGCGCCGAAGGCGCCTGGTTCGACACCGACACGCATGACGTGGGCGTCAATTCGGCCTTCTCCGGCACATCCAGCTTCAATAAGCTGGGCGCGGGCATCCTGACACTCGTGGCCGACAGTTCCGCATTCTCGGGAACCGCGCAGGTTCAGGCCGGGACGCTGCAAGTCGATGGCGCGCTGGGGGGACCGGTGCAAGTCGCGTCCGGGGCGCGGCTGACGGGTACCGGCCGGGTCGGCTCCACCGTCAATCGCGGCACGATCGCGCCGGGGCCGCGCACGGGCTTCGGCACGCTGACGATAGCCGGCGACTACGTCGCCGACGGCGGCAGCCTGGACATCAGGACCATGCTGGGCGACGACAACTCGCCGACCGACAGGCTGGTGATCACGGGCGGCACGGCCGGCGCGACACCGGTCAATGTGACCAATGCCGCGGGCTCGGGCGCGGCGACCCAGCGCGGCATCCAGGTCGTGCAGGTGAACGGATTGTCGGCAGGCCAGTTCCAATTGGCCAATCCCGATTACGTCATCGGCGGCCAGCCAGCCATCGTCGCTGGCGCCTACGGCTACGTCTTGCAGCAGGAACCCTCGGACGGCGGCTGGTATCTGCGCTCCTCGCTCAAGGACGTCACCGCGCCAGAGCCGGGCGGCGTCCCTCCCGTTCCGGGCGCCGAAGCGCCGGTCGTCCCTTCGGTTCCGCCCGGCGCGGGCGGCACGCCTGGCGCAGAGGAGCCCCTGCTGTATCAGCCCGGCGTCCCGGTATATGAGGCCTATGCCAATACGCTGCTGTTGTTGAGCCAGCCAGCCACCTTGCGCCAGCGCGTCGGCAATCGCCACTATGATCCCGCCGACTCGAAACGCGACGGCGCCTGGATGCGGCTGGAGGGCACGGGCGGCCAGTTCAAGCCTTCCGTCTCCACCACGCTGGGGCGCCAGAACATGGACGGCTGGAAAGCCCAGTTCGGCATCGATCGCAACCTTTTTGCGGACCAGGACGCATCGCGCCTGGTGGCCGGACTGACGATGCACTACGGCTCGGCCAACACGCGCGCCTCCTCGACCTTCGGCAACGGGAGCATCGCCACGACGTCCTACGGCGTGGCGACGACCCTGACCTGGTACGGTAAAGATGGCGCGTACGTCGACGCGCAGGCGCAGGCGAACCTGTTCGACAGCGACCTGCGCTCCAACCTCGCAGGTAAGCTGAAAGACGGCCAGGCGGCGCACAGTTACGTGCTCAGTGTCGAAGCCGGCAAGGCGTTTTCCCTGGACGAGGGCTTCGCGCTGGTCCCCCAGGCCCAGTTGAGCTACGTGACGGCGCACTTCGGCAGCTTTGACGACACGTTCGGTGCCCGCATCGACAGCGACAAGAACAACAGCCTGGCGGGGCGTCTCGGCCTGGCGCTGGACTACAAGCGATCCTGGCGGGACGGGCGCGGCCGGTCGCAGCAGGCAAGCTACTACGGCATCGTCAACCTCAAGCACGAATTCCTGGACGGCAGCCGGATGCACGTGGCCGATGTGCCGGTGGACAGCCGGCTGCGACGCACCTGGGGCGGAATCAGCATCGGCATGAACCATCGCCACGACGAACGCTACGACTTCTATGGCGAAGTGGCCGCCGATGCCGATTTCGCCGGCAGCTACGCACTGAGCGCGATGGCGGGGATCCGAATCGCGTTCTAG
- a CDS encoding sigma-70 family RNA polymerase sigma factor, whose amino-acid sequence MQSSDSLSLPAVEQLYRHHHGWLQGWLHRKLGDSGDAADLAQDTFVRLMAARRPPVLREEPRALITHIAKGLLVDHWRRRAVQQAYLDAIAHLPEPQVPSPETGLMIVQTLVAVDAMLQRLPAATRDLFLLAQLDGLTLQELSERTGKPVITVRRHLRKALMACMTAAE is encoded by the coding sequence TTGCAATCTTCCGACTCCCTTTCCCTCCCCGCGGTCGAGCAGCTGTATCGCCACCACCATGGCTGGCTGCAAGGCTGGCTCCATCGCAAGCTGGGCGACAGCGGCGACGCGGCCGATCTGGCGCAGGACACGTTCGTGCGGCTGATGGCGGCGCGCCGGCCGCCCGTGCTGCGGGAGGAACCGCGCGCGCTGATCACGCATATCGCCAAGGGCCTGCTGGTCGACCATTGGCGGCGCCGGGCGGTGCAGCAGGCGTATCTGGACGCCATCGCACACCTGCCCGAGCCGCAGGTGCCGTCTCCGGAAACCGGCCTCATGATCGTGCAGACGCTGGTGGCGGTCGACGCCATGCTGCAGCGCCTGCCCGCTGCCACGCGCGACCTGTTCCTGCTCGCCCAGCTCGATGGGCTGACGCTGCAGGAGCTTTCCGAGCGGACCGGCAAACCCGTGATTACGGTGCGCCGCCATCTGCGCAAGGCCCTGATGGCCTGCATGACGGCCGCAGAATGA
- a CDS encoding FecR domain-containing protein — MTAPGDALLEEAADWVIRLRYEPADAVTRRAFERWLSQGEAHAQAWARAEQVLGAFDGLPAPIGHRVLRATRKRQGRRAVLRAALGLGVVAPAGWIAWREAPAWRADLRTAAGEQLTRMLDDGTRLVLNSGSAVDVRYGTAERRLVLVSGEVLVTTGQEQQPAYRPFVVQTPQGEVQALGTRFSVRLVDDRTEIMVFEHAVLARPAHAAPLRIDAGQRGSFTLARAGALAPVDDSAALWEQGMLVVRDQRLADVVAELARHRPGFLRCDPEVADLRVSGALSLRDTDAALRALAERLPIAVQRLTRYWVSVGPADA, encoded by the coding sequence ATGACCGCGCCGGGCGACGCACTGCTCGAGGAAGCGGCCGACTGGGTGATCCGGCTGCGCTACGAACCCGCCGATGCGGTCACCCGGCGGGCGTTCGAGCGTTGGCTCTCGCAGGGCGAGGCCCATGCGCAGGCCTGGGCACGCGCCGAACAGGTGCTGGGCGCGTTCGACGGTCTGCCCGCGCCGATCGGACATCGCGTGCTGCGCGCCACCCGCAAGCGCCAGGGCCGGCGCGCCGTCCTGCGCGCGGCGCTGGGGCTGGGCGTCGTCGCGCCGGCCGGCTGGATCGCCTGGCGCGAGGCGCCCGCCTGGCGGGCCGATCTGCGCACCGCCGCGGGCGAACAACTGACACGCATGCTCGACGACGGCACGCGGCTGGTCCTGAACAGCGGCAGCGCCGTCGATGTGCGTTACGGAACCGCCGAGCGCCGCCTGGTGTTGGTCTCGGGCGAGGTGCTGGTGACCACCGGACAGGAACAGCAGCCCGCGTATCGGCCGTTTGTGGTGCAGACCCCGCAGGGCGAGGTGCAGGCGTTGGGCACGCGCTTCTCGGTGCGCCTGGTCGACGACCGCACCGAGATCATGGTGTTCGAGCACGCGGTGCTGGCGCGCCCGGCGCACGCCGCGCCCTTGCGCATCGACGCGGGCCAGCGGGGCAGCTTCACGCTCGCCCGGGCCGGCGCGCTGGCGCCGGTGGACGACAGCGCGGCGCTCTGGGAGCAAGGCATGCTGGTCGTGCGCGACCAGCGCCTTGCCGATGTGGTGGCGGAGCTGGCGCGTCATCGCCCGGGGTTTCTGCGCTGCGATCCCGAGGTCGCCGACCTGCGGGTGTCGGGCGCGCTGTCGCTGCGCGATACCGATGCGGCCCTGCGCGCCCTGGCGGAACGCCTGCCGATCGCCGTGCAGCGCCTTACCCGGTACTGGGTCTCGGTCGGACCGGCCGACGCATGA